GTCGAGATCGACGGCCCGGTCGACCACGAACGGGTTTTTTACCGGTTCACGCCCAAGGAATCGTGATATGAAGGACTACGAACTCACCATCACGAAGTTCCTCCAGCGGGCGGTCGACCTCTTCGACCACAAGGAGATCGTCTCCAAGCTCCCGGACGGCTCGCTCCACCACTACACCTACGGCGACGCCTACGAGCGGATCTGCCAGCTCGCGCACGCGCTCGACGACTACGGCCTGGAGATGGGCGATCGGGTGTCGGTGATGGCGGTGAACCACTACCGCCACTACGAGCTGTACTTCGGCCCCTCCTGCAGCGGCCGGAGCATCCACACGACGAACCACCGGCTGCCGGAACACCACCTCACGGAGATCATCAACGAGGCCGAAGACCGCCTGCTGTTCGTCGATCCCGCGTTCGTCGAGACCGTCGAGGCCGTCGCCGACGACCTCGAAACGGTCGAGCAGTACGTCGTCCTCGACGACGAGGTGCCCGAGACGTCCCTGGAGTCAGTGGTCGACTACGAGTCGTTCATCGCGGGCTACGACACCGAGTACGACTGGCCCGAACTCGACGAGGACCGCGAGTTCGCGCTGTGTTACACCTCCGGGACCACGGGACTGCCGAAGGGCGTCCAGTACCGCCACCGGCGGATGTTCCTCCATACCCTCGTCCACGGCCACGTCGACGTGTTCGGCGTGAGCGAAAACGACACCGTGATGCCGGTCGTCCCGATGTTCCACGTCAACGGCTGGGGCTTTCCCTACTCGGGCACGTTCTACGGCTCGAAGCTCGTCCTCCCGGGCCAGCACACGAGCCCCGAGGCCGTCGCCGACCTGATCGACGCCGAGGACGTGACCGTCGCGGCCGCGGTCCCGACCGTCTGGATCGATATGGACGGCTACCTCGAATCCAGCGAGGGCGAGCCGCTCGCCTCGCTCGACCGCGTCCTGACGGGCGGGAGCGCGCCGCCGGCCTCGCTGATGCAGAAGTTCGAGGAGGTCTACGAGGCGCCGATCTACCAGGGCTACGGGATGACGGAGGCGTCGCCCCACCTGGCGAACACCTTCGAGACGACCGAGATGCAGGACCTCCCCGAAGACGAGCGCTACGAACTCAAGCGGAAGGCCGGGATCCCCGCGCCGGGCGCGCGCATCCGCCTGCGGACGCAGGACGGCGAGCCGGTGCCCCACGACGGCGAGACGCCGGGCGAGATCCACGCCCGCTCGCCGTGGCTCACCGACGGCTACTTCGAGCGGCCGGAGGCCAACGAGCGGTCCTTCGAGGACGGGTGGTTCAAGACGGGCGACATCGGCACCATCGACGAGTACGGCTACCTCGACATCGTCGACCGCATCGACGACGCGATCAAGAGCGGCGGCGAGTGGATCTCCTCCGTCGAGTTGGAGAATTCGCTGATCGACGCCGAGGGCGTCGCCGAGGCGGCCGTGATCAGCGTCCCCCACGAGAAGTGGCAGGAGCGGCCGGTCGCGTACGTCGTCGCGGAGGACCCCTCGATCGACGAGGCGTACCTGCGCGAGCACCTCCTGGAGACGTTCCCCAAGTGGTGGCTGCCCGACGAGTTCCGGTTCATCGACGAGATCCCCAAGACGACGACACAGAAGTTCAACAAGAAGGACCTCCGCGAGCAGTTCCTCGACGAGGAGGGCGAGCTCCCGCTGGACGAGTAACGGACACTGACAGACCTTTCGGACGAGACATACCACGGCCAACAACTATGGAATCAGACATACTCACCGACACGGTGATCCCCGACGAGGCAGCGGAACTGAAAGCGCACGCGCGGTCGTTCGCCCAGGAGGAGATGGCGCCGGTCGCCGGCGACTACTTCGACTCGGCCGAGTACCCGGTCGACGTCGTCGAGGCGGCCCACGACGCCGACCTCGTCGCCCAGGAGATCGACGCCGAGTACGGCGGCCCCGGCCGGTCGCTCGCCGAGATCGTCGCGACCGTCGAGGAGTTCTTCCGCGCGGACGCGGGCCTCGGCCTCGGCATCGTCAGCCAGAGCTTCGGGACCGAGATCCTCCAGGAGTTCGGCAGCGAGAGACAGAAGGAGGAGTACCTCCGCGCGGTCGCCGAGGGCGAAAAGCGGACGGGGATGGCGATCACCGAACCCGACACCGGAAGCGACCTCGCGGGGATGGAGACGAGCGCCCGCCTCGACGGCGACGAGTGGGTCCTCAACGGCGAGAAGTACTGGATCGGCAACGGCGTCTCGGGCGACTACATCACCGTCTACGCCAGGACCGAAGACACCGACGACCGCCACGCCAACCACTCGCTCATCCTCGTCCCGACCGACGCGCCCGGCTACGAGGCCGAGCCCATCCCGGAGAAGATGGCCTACCGGGCCTCCGAGCAGGCGCACATCGTCCTCGACGACTGCCGCGTGCCGAGGGAGAACCTCGTGGGCGAGCGCGGCGAGGGCTTCCGGATGGTCGCAGAGTTCTTCAATTCCGGGCGGGTCCGCGTCGCCGCCCACGGCATCGGCCTCGCGGCGGCCGCCATCGAGGAGGCCTGGGAGTTCGTCCACGAGCGCGAGGAGTTCGGCCGGCACGTCTCGGACTTCCAGTCCGTCCAGCACGACCTCGCGGAGATGCGGATGGAGTTCGAGAGCGCTCGCGCCCTGCTGTGGCAGGCCGTCGACCACGTGACGGCCGGCGAGGACGCCGAGCGCTGGGCCGCGATGGCGAAGGCGAACGCGACCGAAGTCGCCGCCGAGTGCGCCGAGACGGCGATGAAACTCCACGGCGGCCGCGCGCTCCTGCACGACGAGCGGATCACCCGGGTCTACCGCGACGTTCGGATGCCGATGACCTACGAGGGGGTCGGCGCGGTCCAGCGGGACCTCATCTACCGGAACTTCTGACCCGGCGGCACCGCTTCGGCTTCTCTCCCCAAACTATCAGACCAGTAGGTATTATTCCGATGTGAACAATCGGGGCGCTGCTCGTTCGAGCCACCGTTGTGACTCAGCCCGGAGCGTCGATAAAATGCGATCGCGAGGGCGGGGCGATCTCAGTAGTTGGCGCGGCCGGTCGACGCGATCGGCGGCGGGGTGTGGGGGCCGTACGGCGCGTCGTCGAGGTACTCGCCG
This is a stretch of genomic DNA from Halobellus sp. MBLA0158. It encodes these proteins:
- a CDS encoding long-chain fatty acid--CoA ligase; translation: MKDYELTITKFLQRAVDLFDHKEIVSKLPDGSLHHYTYGDAYERICQLAHALDDYGLEMGDRVSVMAVNHYRHYELYFGPSCSGRSIHTTNHRLPEHHLTEIINEAEDRLLFVDPAFVETVEAVADDLETVEQYVVLDDEVPETSLESVVDYESFIAGYDTEYDWPELDEDREFALCYTSGTTGLPKGVQYRHRRMFLHTLVHGHVDVFGVSENDTVMPVVPMFHVNGWGFPYSGTFYGSKLVLPGQHTSPEAVADLIDAEDVTVAAAVPTVWIDMDGYLESSEGEPLASLDRVLTGGSAPPASLMQKFEEVYEAPIYQGYGMTEASPHLANTFETTEMQDLPEDERYELKRKAGIPAPGARIRLRTQDGEPVPHDGETPGEIHARSPWLTDGYFERPEANERSFEDGWFKTGDIGTIDEYGYLDIVDRIDDAIKSGGEWISSVELENSLIDAEGVAEAAVISVPHEKWQERPVAYVVAEDPSIDEAYLREHLLETFPKWWLPDEFRFIDEIPKTTTQKFNKKDLREQFLDEEGELPLDE
- a CDS encoding acyl-CoA dehydrogenase family protein, whose product is MESDILTDTVIPDEAAELKAHARSFAQEEMAPVAGDYFDSAEYPVDVVEAAHDADLVAQEIDAEYGGPGRSLAEIVATVEEFFRADAGLGLGIVSQSFGTEILQEFGSERQKEEYLRAVAEGEKRTGMAITEPDTGSDLAGMETSARLDGDEWVLNGEKYWIGNGVSGDYITVYARTEDTDDRHANHSLILVPTDAPGYEAEPIPEKMAYRASEQAHIVLDDCRVPRENLVGERGEGFRMVAEFFNSGRVRVAAHGIGLAAAAIEEAWEFVHEREEFGRHVSDFQSVQHDLAEMRMEFESARALLWQAVDHVTAGEDAERWAAMAKANATEVAAECAETAMKLHGGRALLHDERITRVYRDVRMPMTYEGVGAVQRDLIYRNF